A single Natrinema pellirubrum DSM 15624 DNA region contains:
- a CDS encoding M20/M25/M40 family metallo-hydrolase produces the protein MSEWIGNVFESDVGWDHLEALVDVGNRMAGSEGEREAAELTRDALADAGARNARLEPFEIQGWERADSGIEAGETSQDCIALPRSPADRVDAPLVDLGYGLPADFEETDLEGTIVMVRSDVPDYYDRYLHRREKYFHAIENGAVGFVYRNHVEGCLPPTGSVGWTDQPIGPIPAVGVSSEVGARLARRFDGDEITLSVDADIHAAESQNVHAELGPDTDERVLVTSHVDAHDIAEGAMDNGAGTAMVVELANALAAREADLETRIEFVAFGAEEVGLTGSERFAAAADPERIKAVVNNDGVVRDRTLSIVTHGFGGLQAAANEVADRYDHPIETVPTLGPHSDHWPFVERGVPGCHVKAKSEGPGRGWGHTFADTIEKLEPRTLREQAILLTEYVVELARADTTVDHRDTDAIAADLESQGLAEGMKITGDWPYDG, from the coding sequence ATGTCCGAGTGGATCGGCAACGTCTTCGAGAGCGACGTCGGTTGGGACCACCTCGAGGCCCTGGTCGACGTGGGGAACCGCATGGCAGGCAGCGAGGGCGAACGCGAGGCCGCCGAACTGACCCGGGACGCGCTGGCCGACGCCGGCGCGCGAAACGCCCGCCTCGAGCCGTTCGAGATACAGGGCTGGGAACGGGCAGACAGCGGGATCGAAGCCGGCGAGACGAGCCAAGACTGTATCGCACTGCCGCGCAGCCCTGCGGACCGGGTCGACGCACCGCTGGTCGATCTCGGCTACGGGCTGCCCGCCGACTTCGAGGAGACCGACCTCGAGGGAACGATCGTCATGGTCCGCAGCGACGTGCCGGACTACTACGACCGGTATCTCCACCGCCGTGAGAAGTACTTCCACGCGATCGAGAACGGCGCGGTCGGGTTCGTCTACCGCAACCACGTCGAGGGCTGTCTGCCGCCGACCGGCAGCGTCGGCTGGACGGACCAGCCGATCGGGCCGATCCCGGCCGTCGGCGTCTCGAGCGAGGTCGGCGCGCGTCTGGCGCGCCGGTTCGACGGCGACGAGATCACGCTGTCGGTCGACGCCGATATCCACGCCGCTGAGAGTCAGAACGTCCATGCAGAACTCGGGCCCGACACCGACGAGCGCGTCCTCGTGACCAGCCACGTCGACGCCCACGACATCGCTGAGGGGGCGATGGACAACGGGGCCGGCACCGCGATGGTCGTCGAACTCGCGAACGCGCTCGCGGCCCGTGAAGCCGACCTCGAGACCCGCATCGAGTTCGTCGCGTTCGGCGCGGAGGAAGTCGGACTGACCGGCTCCGAACGGTTCGCCGCGGCGGCCGATCCCGAACGCATCAAAGCGGTCGTCAACAACGACGGCGTCGTCCGCGATCGGACGCTGTCGATCGTCACCCACGGGTTCGGCGGCCTCCAAGCGGCCGCCAACGAGGTCGCGGACCGGTACGACCACCCGATCGAGACGGTCCCGACGCTTGGCCCCCACAGCGACCACTGGCCGTTCGTCGAGCGGGGCGTCCCCGGCTGTCACGTGAAAGCGAAGTCCGAGGGGCCGGGTCGGGGCTGGGGACATACCTTCGCCGACACCATCGAGAAACTCGAGCCCAGAACCCTGCGCGAACAGGCGATCCTGCTGACCGAGTACGTCGTCGAACTCGCCCGGGCGGACACGACCGTCGACCACCGGGATACCGACGCCATCGCCGCCGATCTCGAGTCACAGGGGCTGGCCGAGGGGATGAAGATCACCGGCGACTGGCCCTACGACGGGTAG